CAAAGACCAGGAGTCTGTTCGTGAAATAGGCTCTTCTGTTCCATGCCTGTCTCATGAGGGCACAAAGAAAATTTCTGTTATGCAAGCAGGTTTTCAAAAACTTCAAAGAGGCCAGGAATGTGTTCCAGGGATATCCCAGCAGCCTGCTGGCATTTGTAGTGATAAGAAATGGGTAAATCTGAAACATGCCCAAATTGCAGGTCATAGCCGTGAAGGTCAGTCTACAGCTGTGAGCCCTGTACCTCAGCAGTTTTCTCTCAGTCCTACAAGCCACAGTTCCTCTGTTAATCCTAGAACAGGAAAAAATGTTAGGGATTTGGCAGCATCAAATCTGTTTCTGCGAAGAGGATGTGATGAAAGAGCAGTGGAGGTCTGCAGTAGGGATGTGTTATTGAACCCACGCTTGAATCCTGCTCCAGCACTGGTTCACCCAAAATGCCCTTCAGTTTCTCATCGGAATCCTACACACAGCCACAGCAATTCTTCCTTTATTACCTCAGGTCAATCTCTCTCAAAGCGAGATAGTTTACGAACTCAGGATGAAACTTTGGTGTCTGATCTCCATCTCAGGGATACTGTGGGTATCAGCATCTCCCTAGATCCTGGGACATCCCCACAGCTAGCAAGATGCAAAAACATAAAGACAAACAGACAGGATGAAAGTTCAGTGGATGAAACTATTGAAGATGTAATTGTGAAATACTGCCATGAAACTACATCTGAAGAAATTTGTTTCAAAAAAGAGAATAATCCCAGTGTACCTTTTTCATCACTTCTGGACCATACTAATTTAGAGGGCTCTGAAATGAGTTTTGACTGTGATGCACCAATCCAGGTAGGAACAGATTTACCCAAGGCAGCTATAAAAGATATAGAATTCCTGAAAGAGGTCCAAGTATGTTTGCAAGATAAGGACTATGGAACACAGCTCTCTTCTGTTTTAAAAACTGAGTCATTAGAGAAAATAGAAGCAGTGAAAAAGGACGTTGTAGTTCATACCGAAGAACCAGTTCTTCCAGCCCTGCCTCACGTGCCTCCTTCTTTTGTGGGAAAAACTTGGTCTCAAATAATGTATGAAGATGATATAAAAATTGAAGAACTTGTGCGTGATTTCAGGGAAGGTCGTTTTCGCTGCTACTTTAACAGTGAATCCTCAGCTAACTGTACAGGgaagagaatgaagaaaaaaaagcagaaggaTGAAAAAAGGATCAATATTATTGAGGGTAATAGAACAGAAAGTGCACCAGTTAAAGCACTGCCAGAATTTAATGATGCTTTAAGTGGTGGCTCTGATTTTGATAACCCGTCTTTAGCCTCAGATACACTATGCAACCCACAAATTGTAAAAATGCCTAGGAAAAGGACATGGCGCCTGGCTTCAAGGTGTCAGGTGGTTAAAGTCAGCCATGGCACCCAGACAAGTCTGCTGAACTACCCTGTGGCAAAAAGGAAAATGTCTAGAAGGGAATCTGATCCAGCTGATCAGAAAGCAAGCATTGCATGTCTGGAGAATGAAAAAACTCCGAACATGAAAACTAGACTATGTGCCCTTAAACTTCCAGAGTCCTATAGCAAGATCATGAGTCCTGTACAGCCCAAGACAGTGGTGTATGTACTCTCATGCCCAGAGGTAAAACAGAGCAAAGGTAAACCTATAGATATtcccaaaatgaggaaaaaacatCACTCCACAGATAGCAAGGACTCTGTAAGATATAAATACAAACAATGTTCTCTCAAATATTATGACCCACTGACAAATAGAATTCTGAAAACACCTCCTAAGAGTACAGTTGGAGAAAAGGCCAAAAAGCCCTCTCATGTTCGACAGCTTTTCAGAAGTCTCAGCTTTGATGCAAACATGAAGAAACTAGCTGATACACAGAGAGAAAGCACACCATCAAAGTCATTCAATCGGTCAGACTTCTGTAGTTCTTCTTCAGCATCTTTCCTGCCAGATCGAGATAAAGGGAATGATGTGGCCTCAAGTCAAAAGGCAGATGGACCATCTGTTGCCACAGAAAAAACAGATTGTCTTGTATCTGAGAACTCTTTTAAACACCTAATCATTTCACCTTTGAACTCTGTGATAGAAGGAGATTGTAGATTAATTCCATTTAATAGAATTACCAAAACTCCTCTGACCTCCATCAGGAGTGAGTGGTCAGAGAAGGAGACTCCAAAAGCAATATGGAAGAGAAAAGAAGGCACTAACAAAGAACCAGTTTTTTCCAGAAAGGCTGCAGGATCTAAGTCTGTCAGATGTACTCTTGAGAGGAGAGGAAACAGAGTAACCACAGGCAAACAAACGTCCAGAACTAAAAAACAGCAGAAAGAGGGTATGAGAAGACAACTTCAGCCTTGTGCCCAGAAATCTGCTTTCTCCATCCAGAGGTACCAGACAAGGAAAACTACAGTGGGAAAGCACCCtaagaaagagaagccagatgCTAAAAAATTAAAGGTGAGGAGGAAACCAAAAAGGGCCTTTCTGAACTCAACAGTTGTAACAGGGATTCCTGAAAAAAGGCAGAAAGTCACATCAGAATCTTTTCCCAAGAAACCAGAGCAAGCTTCCTCCAAAGTCAGGAGCTGGGAAGTCAGTGGAGATCGGGGTCATCCTGGCACTGTGAACCGGCCCTCTAGAAGAACCTCTGCTGTACCATTACTTCGAAACTGTCTTGTTCTACCAGGTGAGAGCTAGCTACCAAAAgaactttttgtttctttttttttatagcCAGCACCTGGAAGAAGGAAGGAGGATGAAAGACGGCCATAGACAATGCAGTTGAAGTGCTAGAGATCCAGAAAGTGCAAAGCCAGTCTAATGTGAAATAAATACAACTGTAAACTCAGCTCTTGTTCCTGGAATATGGGGACACAATGTATTGCACTGTTCTACTGTGTAAAGCTGCAGAAGTTGTGGATTTGATTTAAAAGCACTTATAATCATATTTACTAGTCTTCACCTGTACATCAGCAAAATGACCTTGAATGGTATCATATTGTTATTATGGTATTATCAGTGCGTGACAGTGCACTATAATAAGGTAATTTAGAAGCTGTGTTAATTAATTGTgcctatttaaattttttttcacgTAATTCTAAAGTGCAGAAGATGACTCACTTGCTATGCTAGAAATTTAATGAAGATAATACATCAATCAGGGCTGAATTCTGTGTATGTATTTTGTGTTTGTGTATACGTGCACCTAATTCAACACATAATATATACTTGCCTGTGGAATGGCATTAAAATTAATACAGTATGATACAATTCAGATCAATTCAATGGTTTCTtgaaatgaaatataattttacACATTTTTGTATTGACTTCTTTGTTCCTGAAATCATgtccaaagcttttttttttgacTGAAAGTCACTGTGGGCTCTCATCAAGCAATAATGGACCATGCTGGTAAGGAAAAATGTCTCCTTAGGGGACTGTTCAGATGGTGGTAGCTGAAGTGAAATCTTGTATTCTAAAAGAAGTACAGGGTTATGTTTGAgggcttttatttttgtttttaataacttGTTGATTAAGTTTGTAGGTGAATTTCACATTCCTTAGCGAGGGGGATGGAAAAGTTATAATGCAAACAAATAGCAGCAAGTTGTTTCAGAATGTCAGCCTTGAGTTTGGGgtactgtgcttttctggcttTAGTTGGTTAAATTTTTATGGGCTAGAGTTCAAACTTTCTAAGTTTtcagtaaaatatttaaataaacctAACACAGCATCCATCTAAATGTATTAGAGTTCAAATATTTGGTTAAAAAACCTGATTGGCTAAAAATTGTATTACACAGAGATTCAAGTTTGGCTCCTGATGTTCCGTTTACTATAgttttatggaaaaaaaccccaaacccatggTGTTTTAGCTTATTTTTAATAGTTGTTAGGATGACAGTTTATTTGGTGTGGTTAGGAGACATAAAGCCAGTCTCACAGATGTTTCTGTGCTTTAAAACCTAAGATTAATGGTTCATTTCCAGTAAATTAAGCACGCAGTTAAATCATCATAATCCAGGATTTGGTTTTCAAATCTTCAGTTTGATATATTATATAATCTATTTTACCTTGAAGGTCTTCATAAATTCTCTAGTGGTACAGTACATTTTTCAGAACACAAGAAAAGCATGGAAAAGAGTAGACCCTGCTGTCTCTGGCATTGAACATATCTGTGCATTTTCCCCCCAGAAAATAAAACCATTCTTGATTCTTCATTCACTTCTTTCTGAAATGCCAAGGGTCACAGATTTTGGCTGAGATAAAGGTGGACCTGGAAATGGTTTATTTTAATATACAGTATCTGAAGGAAATATAAAAGCTGTCATCATGAACCACATGTTCAGAGAATATTTTGAGGATGTTTTTAATGTATATGCATATTTCCTAAGATAAATAAAAGATGTGCATGTGTCAGCTGGAAAGTAAGTTCCTTTGCAAGTCAAATATGGTCTgacagatttttttatttgttttgttttaatttattttattttttatataagaGTTGATTTCTTTGGACAAATTTTCCTATGGTTGTCAGTAGACACAGAATCTTATGACTGTATTGCAAGTCACTGGAAAATGAAGGGCTGTAATATAAATTTTTAAAGCCCTCAACTAATTGTGCCTGTATAATTTAATATTTTGTCTAATATAAAACTGATGTTTTTAAAGCAAAGTTTTAAAGGAATGGTTTTTATAGAAAGGCTAATTTTTAgataaagaaaaagaagatttttaaataaagtttgttttaAAGCAAAGCTTTAACTATAGATAAGTCCCATTCTAACATATTTTTATGATACAAGAATGTTTTCCTATCTAACTTCTTCCATCTTATTTTTCACAGTATTTCACACGTGAAGAGCATGAATTATTCTGTGTGTGAATAAGTTTTAATGCACATTGTACTTTGAGAACACTAGTGTGTATTTGTTTAGAGTCAAAATACTGTTCTCCATACTCATTCAGTGTACATTTGTCTTATTCCAGTGCACAACTTTTCCTTGAAATCTTGAGTAATAAAGATGTGTTGAGGACTATAAAATTACTAATATTTTTAGACTGTAATGTCTTTTGTTTTTGGTAATAGACCCTCTTATCAGGGTGGgatttttagaagaaaaatgtTACATTTAAATAAGAGTATAAGTGTCTAtatattttccttaaaaaaaagaaaaatgaaaaaaaaagtatgtaaGAATTTATTAGAAGAATAAGACTTGAGGTACAAGTCTGGAAACATTTATGTGGTTGACATTGTCAAAATAAGGTTTACTGTAGGCTTGGATGTTAATCTGTGCCTCACTTCCAAATATTCAGAAACCTCTTCTGTGCATGCTCGATGACCACTAGGAAAAAGAGGCAAGACTATGATATGAGAAGCAAAAGCAGAAACTGCTTTGGAATGAGAATTATGAGCATTTTGCAAAACAAAATATTGAAAAGATACTTAATATCATGTGCAAGAAGGAGAAAATTCTGGGGTCTTGAGAAATAGGCAAGCACTTTCCTGTTAGATAAGTAATGGAATTTCTGCCCTTATGGAATAGAACATTGTTTCATTAGCAGCATGACCAATACTTCAAGACATGGCTGTGAAGTCCACAGCAATGGCAAACTTGAGAACTGAAATACTTTCTCTCCAAAATTGGTGGGTGTGTTGGTTGTTTTTGGGTCATATATCTTGTTTCTGTTTttgcttgtgggttttttttggctggGGGGGACTGGGTTCTTTTCATGTTGGTAGACAAAGAGGCAAAGAGGTTTTGTCAGTATGTTTGCATCTCTTAACATAGAGAAGCAAGAAAAGAGCTGGAGTGGAGAGGAATAAGTTCATGCTTTTTGAATTAAATTGGCAGCAGTTAGAACCAGTACCTCCTTTAATAGCTGAGAAAAATATTACCATTTCTTCTTCAGTACATATGCAATTTTGACATGTAAGTTTGTAGTTTTTATTATACatttcataatttttaaaaagtcccCACACAAAGTACTCATTCAACGTTTCAAAACAGTCTTATTCTAAGCAGATAGATGTTTATTATTCATTAGGGTTGTGAACCATAAATGTGACTGTCATATTGTGCCAGGGGCTAACCAAACATAAAATAGCAGTCCCCCATAACTTCAGATATCTGACACTTGCACCTTGCAGTTCTTCAGTTAATTTTCTGATTGGATTTTTTTGCTCTCTTGTTCTTTCTGACACATTTGTATCCAATGTTCACACATAATTGTGTTATGAAAGTACCCTTCTCTGGGACTCAGATAAATGAGGTTATTTCTGTTTATAATGAGCCTATAGCTACATCTGAAATTGTGTTTTAAGTTTCCTGCTGAATTTGTGCCCAAATGAGAATGTGTTTTGTGGTTTTCATGTTGTTGTTACTGATAATATATTTTGCAATAATTTTGCTTGATGTTGTAATTTTTTATCTGCTTCTTTGTCTCTTTTGTCTGTGGTCATTTGACACAATGTGGGTTTGTAAGGATACAGCAATACTACAGACTGGTTCAGTGGTGTTGCTGGatgttctttctctgtatcttctGCTCATTTTATTTCAGATTTGTTGTTTCCATTGTTTTTCTGAGTcatatatttggatttctttttttatgtTGTAAAGAGCTAAATTTCAGGGCAGTACATTCTGTGTAGAAGTCAATCAGTGACAGGTGACAGAAGAGGATGTTGTCCCAGTCTGAAGTGCAGAGGGCAGGTTGgcacaggtgctcctgtgcttGGGAGTCTGCTTTACCTCACTAAATGGTGTGAAACAGGAGTGGGATGCTGATTCTTGATTCCTTTGTTCTTGATTCCTTTGtttggttttcctttcttcttcctttggGGTCATTCTGCCTGAGAACAAAGTAATCTTAACTCATACTGGAAATAAGGGGTTTTCAGCTtttggtgttttggggacagatagGAAAAGTAAAATGTGTCTCTTTCACTAATGTAACTAAAATCACTGAATTTTTGCCTTTAATATTTTACGTGCTGAATTACACCATTCCTGATAATATTTTTGAGAAAAATTTGTAATAGCATAGTTCTGAGCATGCCCAGAAGCAAAGGTTTTGTTCCTTGTTTGTTTTGCAGTTATAAATTCATTCATTCCTTCAGCAGAACAAATCttgttttaataaaataaagACTGAATATGTGCTTTTGGAGTTTATTTATTCTTGGAGTTTACCTTGAAGCTATTTGCTATAATTTGTTGTGGAAAGAACACAAACAGAATGCTATGGAGTAAGCTACTACTATGAAGGCAGACAGT
The sequence above is a segment of the Melospiza melodia melodia isolate bMelMel2 chromosome 8, bMelMel2.pri, whole genome shotgun sequence genome. Coding sequences within it:
- the ZDBF2 gene encoding DBF4-type zinc finger-containing protein 2 isoform X1, which gives rise to MREVSCTANGLLFDIYCLLIWSQLWCMRKAGVSKMFERIKRSDEASASSAQGIQRHGADGSPRQDSSSSLRRRGQEHPRPGASTVQSRQGYCNCCHVHYSNLEQHIFSSQHRHFTTYCRNRTGTSSLMERFLQDVLQHHPHRYHDSRPTYDDMPFPVTLEPPRISCLSSEEMQKKKNSEKQEISSKDQESVREIGSSVPCLSHEGTKKISVMQAGFQKLQRGQECVPGISQQPAGICSDKKWVNLKHAQIAGHSREGQSTAVSPVPQQFSLSPTSHSSSVNPRTGKNVRDLAASNLFLRRGCDERAVEVCSRDVLLNPRLNPAPALVHPKCPSVSHRNPTHSHSNSSFITSGQSLSKRDSLRTQDETLVSDLHLRDTVGISISLDPGTSPQLARCKNIKTNRQDESSVDETIEDVIVKYCHETTSEEICFKKENNPSVPFSSLLDHTNLEGSEMSFDCDAPIQVGTDLPKAAIKDIEFLKEVQVCLQDKDYGTQLSSVLKTESLEKIEAVKKDVVVHTEEPVLPALPHVPPSFVGKTWSQIMYEDDIKIEELVRDFREGRFRCYFNSESSANCTGKRMKKKKQKDEKRINIIEGNRTESAPVKALPEFNDALSGGSDFDNPSLASDTLCNPQIVKMPRKRTWRLASRCQVVKVSHGTQTSLLNYPVAKRKMSRRESDPADQKASIACLENEKTPNMKTRLCALKLPESYSKIMSPVQPKTVVYVLSCPEVKQSKGKPIDIPKMRKKHHSTDSKDSVRYKYKQCSLKYYDPLTNRILKTPPKSTVGEKAKKPSHVRQLFRSLSFDANMKKLADTQRESTPSKSFNRSDFCSSSSASFLPDRDKGNDVASSQKADGPSVATEKTDCLVSENSFKHLIISPLNSVIEGDCRLIPFNRITKTPLTSIRSEWSEKETPKAIWKRKEGTNKEPVFSRKAAGSKSVRCTLERRGNRVTTGKQTSRTKKQQKEGMRRQLQPCAQKSAFSIQRYQTRKTTVGKHPKKEKPDAKKLKVRRKPKRAFLNSTVVTGIPEKRQKVTSESFPKKPEQASSKVRSWEVSGDRGHPGTVNRPSRRTSAVPLLRNCLVLPGES
- the ZDBF2 gene encoding DBF4-type zinc finger-containing protein 2 isoform X2 codes for the protein MREVSCTANGLLFDIYCLLIWSQLWCMRKAGVSKMFERIKRSDEASASSAQGIQRHGADGSPRQDSSSSLRRRGQEHPRPGASTVQSRQGYCNCCHVHYSNLEQHIFSSQHRHFTTYCRNRTGTSSLMERFLQDVLQHHPHRYHDSRPTYDDMPFPVTLEPPRISCLSSEEMQKKKNSEKQEISSKDQESVREIGSSVPCLSHEGTKKISVMQAGFQKLQRGQECVPGISQQPAGICSDKKWVNLKHAQIAGHSREGQSTAVSPVPQQFSLSPTSHSSSVNPRTGKNVRDLAASNLFLRRGCDERAVEVCSRDVLLNPRLNPAPALVHPKCPSVSHRNPTHSHSNSSFITSGQSLSKRDSLRTQDETLVSDLHLRDTVGISISLDPGTSPQLARCKNIKTNRQDESSVDETIEDVIVKYCHETTSEEICFKKENNPSVPFSSLLDHTNLEGSEMSFDCDAPIQVGTDLPKAAIKDIEFLKEVQVCLQDKDYGTQLSSVLKTESLEKIEAVKKDVVVHTEEPVLPALPHVPPSFVGKTWSQIMYEDDIKIEELVRDFREGRFRCYFNSESSANCTGKRMKKKKQKDEKRINIIEGNRTESAPVKALPEFNDALSGGSDFDNPSLASDTLCNPQIVKMPRKRTWRLASRCQVVKVSHGTQTSLLNYPVAKRKMSRRESDPADQKASIACLENEKTPNMKTRLCALKLPESYSKIMSPVQPKTVVYVLSCPEVKQSKGKPIDIPKMRKKHHSTDSKDSVRYKYKQCSLKYYDPLTNRILKTPPKSTVGEKAKKPSHVRQLFRSLSFDANMKKLADTQRESTPSKSFNRSDFCSSSSASFLPDRDKGNDVASSQKADGPSVATEKTDCLVSENSFKHLIISPLNSVIEGDCRLIPFNRITKTPLTSIRSEWSEKETPKAIWKRKEGTNKEPVFSRKAAGSKSVRCTLERRGNRVTTGKQTSRTKKQQKEGMRRQLQPCAQKSAFSIQRYQTRKTTVGKHPKKEKPDAKKLKPAPGRRKEDERRP